The following are from one region of the Halorussus rarus genome:
- a CDS encoding type IV pilin: MRMRLGERSISPVVGVGLLVVIVVALAVVFMAAVSGVRLSPAAPQAATAIRFEATLDDATGQTTQHMLLRHEGGDAIDPGDLKVVVRAGDRRVVDPDVLGGGTLSGGAAVTYNLTDADLCSGTADEATVDVYHEPSGKPLAEQTIRIERNASFDVVDNAVKSNTPYEATVTIPGSGYATLEGSYYLYWPIESRIVVSGPSTSRSLTPFPDGDPDDALTDTTVDDINNPVHSFPMTYETDRIPSDASVTVEMKSYVFGGDHSKIQGEGTYRSYDGSQYEEAHVPLDNPKRVIDSSDPDEDNVEILRDGDAVPSWGTSSPHQDSLKDLLQSRIDDGGNLVLEDDEFVAVFELNEPADSGDFNDVVAVIELDPSPTYKQTDRGQKLVCGN; the protein is encoded by the coding sequence ATGAGGATGAGGCTAGGCGAACGTTCAATCAGTCCGGTGGTCGGGGTCGGGCTGCTGGTCGTCATCGTCGTGGCACTCGCTGTGGTCTTCATGGCGGCCGTCAGCGGCGTCCGGCTCTCTCCGGCCGCGCCGCAGGCCGCGACGGCCATCCGTTTCGAGGCGACGCTCGACGACGCGACGGGGCAGACGACCCAGCACATGCTCCTCCGCCACGAGGGCGGGGACGCCATCGACCCCGGGGACCTGAAGGTCGTCGTCCGCGCCGGCGACCGGCGGGTCGTCGACCCCGACGTCCTCGGCGGGGGCACGCTGTCGGGCGGCGCCGCGGTCACGTACAACCTCACCGACGCGGACCTCTGTTCGGGCACGGCCGACGAGGCGACCGTCGACGTCTACCACGAACCGAGCGGCAAACCCCTGGCCGAGCAGACCATCCGCATCGAGCGCAACGCCTCGTTCGACGTGGTGGACAACGCGGTGAAGTCGAACACGCCGTACGAGGCGACCGTGACGATTCCCGGCAGCGGGTACGCGACGCTGGAGGGGTCCTACTACCTCTACTGGCCCATCGAGTCGCGAATCGTCGTCTCCGGTCCGAGCACGTCGCGCTCGCTGACGCCGTTCCCCGACGGCGACCCCGACGACGCGCTCACCGACACGACGGTCGACGACATCAACAACCCCGTCCACTCGTTCCCGATGACCTACGAAACGGACCGCATCCCGTCGGACGCGAGCGTGACGGTCGAGATGAAGTCCTACGTCTTCGGCGGCGACCACTCGAAGATACAGGGAGAGGGCACCTATCGGTCGTACGACGGGAGCCAGTACGAAGAGGCCCACGTCCCGCTCGACAACCCCAAGCGCGTCATCGACAGCAGCGATCCTGACGAGGACAACGTCGAGATACTCCGGGACGGCGACGCGGTCCCCTCGTGGGGAACCTCGAGCCCGCACCAGGACTCGCTGAAGGACCTCCTCCAGAGTAGGATCGACGACGGCGGGAACCTCGTGCTCGAGGACGACGAGTTCGTGGCCGTCTTCGAACTCAACGAACCCGCAGACAGCGGCGACTTCAACG
- a CDS encoding cytochrome b/b6 domain-containing protein: MTNLDHGKFTRTTTVFHSLLALDVFALFFTGYSVMFNDELWWLVTLMGGNVGVLAVHRLAGLGLVALVAFWIVLTIITPGGRRGVRAAMPSKADVDAAVQDVQFALGRADERHPNARQFAGYSADEVPLLSYVGKGVVWIFAIELVLLMVSGLLVWNKVGLMEYLATRTAAIAFVTFHGLLGVIMLMGVMFHIFEHGFHPAFYPVELKAFVPTDLAPGDHGERESGDHEGTGIELLTLSESWNWAANVMGAFVVVGIASVLLGSIFDEGYPVPREIAIGGGPTDALLTVGINVGVLVLFVGLVLSMYGNVLRKRYEAQVREERRERPVADGSGKTGDD; encoded by the coding sequence ATGACCAACCTCGACCACGGCAAGTTCACCCGGACGACCACGGTGTTCCACTCGCTGCTGGCGCTCGACGTGTTCGCGCTGTTCTTCACGGGCTACTCGGTGATGTTCAACGACGAGCTCTGGTGGCTGGTCACGCTGATGGGCGGCAACGTGGGCGTGCTCGCGGTCCACCGGCTCGCCGGCCTGGGGCTCGTGGCGCTCGTGGCGTTCTGGATCGTGCTGACTATCATCACGCCCGGCGGACGCCGGGGCGTTCGCGCGGCCATGCCCTCGAAGGCGGACGTCGACGCCGCCGTCCAGGACGTGCAGTTCGCGCTGGGACGGGCAGACGAGCGCCACCCCAACGCCCGCCAGTTCGCGGGCTACTCCGCCGACGAGGTACCCCTGCTGAGCTACGTGGGGAAGGGCGTCGTCTGGATCTTCGCGATAGAGCTGGTCCTGCTCATGGTCTCGGGGCTGCTCGTCTGGAACAAGGTCGGCCTGATGGAGTACCTCGCGACCAGGACCGCCGCGATAGCGTTCGTCACGTTCCACGGCCTGCTCGGGGTCATCATGCTGATGGGCGTGATGTTCCACATCTTCGAGCACGGCTTCCACCCGGCGTTCTACCCGGTCGAGCTCAAGGCGTTCGTCCCGACCGACCTCGCGCCCGGCGACCACGGCGAGCGCGAGAGCGGGGATCACGAAGGAACGGGCATCGAGCTGCTGACTCTCTCCGAGAGCTGGAACTGGGCCGCGAACGTGATGGGCGCGTTCGTCGTCGTCGGCATCGCAAGCGTCCTGCTCGGCAGCATCTTCGACGAGGGGTACCCGGTACCACGCGAGATCGCCATCGGCGGCGGGCCGACCGACGCGCTGCTGACGGTCGGCATCAACGTCGGCGTCCTGGTGCTGTTCGTCGGCCTCGTCCTCTCGATGTACGGCAACGTCCTCCGGAAGCGCTACGAGGCGCAGGTCCGCGAGGAGCGCCGCGAGCGCCCGGTAGCCGACGGGAGCGGGAAGACCGGCGACGACTAG
- a CDS encoding type B DNA-directed DNA polymerase: MAFKIDVTDEAVVEWSRTPDGGLRTRRTTDYRPTMYVSGPDGPLADLRAALDDDPKVARTESEDWYTRLDAARRDAANGRTKSDDSDERETVVRVDLGRPSEVSTLAREIRGVHERGAYPPGTFRLFNVDLSPQFRYCVETGTDPATPESVDLSTLSLRIDRKRLADGDLSKLEIDGEPLRATPDVLLEILDGRLAETDPDVLIVNRGELVPLLYEAAAECGRENFELGRTREGRSGHRKLAGESTYESYGRVGHSPARYDLPGRALVDTSNSFLWGHGGLDGLRYLTRRSGKPLQEVGWASIGNVLTAVQIREALDRGVLIPWNKWRPESFKDVSTLHAADRGGFTFAPEVGFHEGVREVDFASLYPRIICEYNVSPDTVLCDCHADRADVPELGYNVCDETGFLVDVLEPLLDDRAAMKETIRASERAGGDADDDPTPDEAARARRVSSVIKWILVSCFGYQGYRNAKFGRIECHEAINAVARDVLLRAKETFEAGGWEVVHGIVDSLWVVPADDRESADLSTLTGRVSDEVDIPLEHEATYDWLCFVPRRDSRAGALNRYFGKVAPEADCGDGAGEGDGKAGDGANGDGDADPEYKLRGIEARQRSTPAFVERVQRDLLDALDRHREPAPVCDVLKRRLRDLRAGEVAPDDLLITRRASKRRESYDRRTRTVAALTRAEDAGLDPQPGQSLDFLVVDDDASRERERVRLDFEVDGTEEYDAEFYADRLLRAAESVLAPLGWDETRIRRYLRDVEEIRLSAFGG, encoded by the coding sequence ATGGCGTTCAAGATCGACGTGACCGACGAGGCGGTCGTCGAGTGGTCGCGCACTCCCGACGGGGGCCTCCGGACCCGGCGGACGACCGACTACCGGCCGACGATGTACGTCTCGGGTCCCGACGGGCCGCTCGCCGACCTGCGGGCGGCGCTCGACGACGACCCGAAGGTCGCCCGCACCGAGTCGGAGGACTGGTACACGCGGCTCGACGCCGCCAGGCGAGACGCGGCGAACGGCCGGACGAAGTCCGACGATTCGGACGAACGCGAGACCGTCGTCCGCGTCGACCTCGGCCGTCCGAGCGAGGTTTCGACGCTGGCGCGGGAAATTCGGGGCGTTCACGAGCGGGGCGCCTACCCGCCGGGCACGTTCCGGCTGTTCAACGTCGACCTCTCGCCGCAGTTCCGGTACTGCGTCGAGACCGGGACCGACCCCGCGACCCCTGAGTCGGTCGACCTGTCGACGCTGTCGCTGCGCATCGACCGCAAACGGCTCGCCGACGGCGACCTCTCGAAGCTCGAGATCGACGGCGAGCCGCTCCGGGCGACCCCGGACGTGTTGCTCGAGATACTCGACGGGCGACTGGCCGAGACCGACCCCGACGTCCTGATCGTCAACCGCGGCGAACTGGTACCGCTACTCTACGAGGCCGCCGCGGAGTGCGGCCGCGAGAACTTCGAACTCGGCCGGACCCGCGAGGGCCGGTCGGGCCACCGGAAGCTCGCGGGCGAGAGCACCTACGAGAGCTACGGGCGGGTGGGCCACTCGCCCGCCCGGTACGATCTGCCGGGCCGGGCGCTCGTCGACACCTCGAACAGCTTCCTCTGGGGCCACGGCGGGCTCGACGGCCTGCGGTACCTGACCCGCCGGTCGGGCAAGCCCCTCCAGGAGGTAGGATGGGCCAGCATCGGCAACGTGCTGACCGCCGTCCAGATCCGGGAGGCGCTCGACCGCGGCGTGCTGATCCCCTGGAACAAGTGGCGGCCCGAGTCGTTCAAGGACGTGAGCACCCTCCACGCCGCCGACCGCGGCGGGTTCACCTTCGCGCCCGAGGTCGGGTTCCACGAGGGCGTCCGGGAGGTCGACTTCGCGTCGCTGTACCCCCGCATCATCTGCGAGTACAACGTCTCACCCGACACGGTGCTCTGTGACTGCCACGCCGACCGCGCGGACGTGCCCGAACTCGGCTACAACGTCTGCGACGAGACGGGGTTCCTCGTCGACGTGCTCGAACCACTGCTCGACGACCGGGCCGCGATGAAGGAGACGATCCGGGCGAGCGAGCGAGCAGGCGGCGACGCCGACGACGATCCGACGCCGGACGAGGCGGCGCGAGCGCGCCGGGTCTCCAGCGTCATCAAGTGGATCCTGGTGTCGTGCTTCGGCTACCAAGGGTACCGCAACGCCAAGTTCGGCCGCATCGAGTGCCACGAGGCCATCAACGCCGTGGCCCGCGACGTCCTCCTGCGAGCCAAGGAGACCTTCGAGGCCGGGGGCTGGGAGGTCGTCCACGGCATCGTCGACAGCCTCTGGGTCGTCCCCGCCGACGACCGGGAGTCCGCGGACCTCTCGACGCTGACCGGCCGGGTCAGCGACGAGGTCGACATCCCGCTCGAACACGAGGCGACGTACGACTGGCTCTGCTTCGTCCCGCGGCGCGACTCCCGGGCCGGCGCGCTCAACCGCTACTTCGGGAAGGTCGCGCCCGAGGCCGACTGCGGCGACGGTGCCGGCGAGGGCGACGGGAAGGCCGGTGACGGCGCGAACGGCGACGGCGATGCCGACCCCGAGTACAAGCTCCGGGGCATCGAGGCCCGCCAGCGCAGCACCCCCGCGTTCGTCGAGCGGGTCCAGCGCGACCTGCTCGACGCTCTCGACCGCCACCGCGAACCGGCGCCGGTCTGCGACGTGCTGAAGCGCCGGCTCCGCGACCTCCGCGCCGGCGAGGTCGCGCCCGACGACCTCCTGATAACCCGGCGAGCGTCCAAGCGCCGGGAGTCGTACGACCGCCGGACCCGGACCGTCGCCGCGCTGACCCGGGCCGAGGACGCCGGTCTCGACCCCCAGCCCGGCCAGTCGCTGGACTTCCTGGTGGTCGACGACGACGCCTCGCGCGAGCGCGAGCGCGTGCGACTCGACTTCGAGGTGGACGGGACCGAGGAGTACGACGCCGAGTTCTACGCCGACCGGCTGCTCCGGGCGGCCGAGAGCGTGCTCGCACCGCTCGGGTGGGACGAGACCCGCATCCGCCGCTACCTCCGGGACGTCGAGGAGATCCGGCTGTCGGCGTTCGGCGGATAG
- a CDS encoding 4Fe-4S dicluster domain-containing protein codes for MRTGVKGTGEGTRIFPDVEACIDCGGCVVACKRTWDVPRDEQRISIATMMEGQEAAEGLNANSGQALQQGQKPGETSIPMQCYHCENAPCVSVCPTDSLIKTDDGFVDVRDSLCVGCQYCLSACPFGAPQFPEADDGSARFVGNGDVMDKCTMCEERQSETGKGPACAEECSTDAILVGSADQIADELERRGSAPFFNDVAMEIIFGDDAEVFGG; via the coding sequence ATGCGGACCGGCGTGAAGGGGACCGGCGAGGGGACGCGCATCTTCCCGGACGTCGAGGCCTGCATCGACTGCGGCGGCTGCGTCGTCGCGTGCAAGCGCACGTGGGACGTGCCCCGAGACGAGCAACGTATCAGCATCGCGACCATGATGGAGGGCCAGGAGGCCGCCGAGGGGCTCAACGCCAACAGCGGCCAGGCGCTCCAGCAGGGCCAGAAGCCCGGCGAGACGTCGATCCCGATGCAGTGCTACCACTGCGAGAACGCGCCGTGCGTGTCGGTCTGTCCCACCGACTCGCTGATCAAGACGGACGACGGCTTCGTCGACGTGCGCGACAGCCTCTGCGTCGGCTGCCAGTACTGCCTGTCGGCCTGTCCGTTCGGCGCGCCCCAGTTCCCAGAGGCCGACGACGGGAGCGCCCGGTTCGTCGGCAACGGCGACGTGATGGACAAGTGCACGATGTGTGAGGAGCGCCAGTCCGAGACCGGCAAGGGCCCGGCCTGCGCCGAGGAGTGCTCGACCGACGCCATCCTGGTGGGGAGCGCCGACCAGATCGCCGACGAACTGGAGCGGCGCGGGTCGGCCCCGTTCTTCAACGACGTGGCGATGGAGATCATCTTCGGCGACGACGCCGAGGTGTTCGGCGGATGA
- a CDS encoding GrpB family protein codes for MRGRGQDTHVRRNYAECVRVRLVDHDPAWRERFATERDRIRTASGEGLLGVFHVGSTAVEDLAAEPVVDVLAVYQDYGAARDAADALVEWGYDRRRDDPDWPVLSRTEVEPVVIHLRPRAAETWRDHLVFRELLRDNPDARAEYERAKRETASDHPDDVAAYTDAENEKIRSLEDRAYEEGYGKCVPAFDGKDDA; via the coding sequence CTGCGCGGTCGGGGGCAAGACACTCACGTCCGTCGCAACTACGCGGAGTGTGTCCGAGTCCGCCTCGTCGACCACGACCCCGCGTGGCGCGAGCGATTCGCGACCGAGCGCGACCGCATCCGAACCGCCTCCGGCGAGGGGCTGCTGGGCGTCTTCCACGTCGGCAGCACCGCGGTCGAGGACCTCGCGGCCGAGCCCGTGGTGGACGTCCTCGCGGTCTACCAGGACTACGGCGCGGCCCGCGACGCCGCCGACGCGCTGGTCGAGTGGGGGTACGACCGTCGGCGCGACGACCCCGACTGGCCGGTCCTCTCGCGCACCGAGGTCGAACCGGTCGTCATCCACCTCCGCCCGCGGGCGGCCGAAACCTGGCGCGACCACCTGGTGTTCCGGGAGTTGCTCCGGGACAACCCCGACGCGCGGGCCGAGTACGAGCGGGCAAAGCGCGAAACCGCGTCCGACCATCCCGACGACGTTGCCGCGTACACCGACGCCGAGAACGAGAAGATACGGTCGCTCGAGGACCGGGCGTACGAGGAGGGATACGGGAAGTGCGTCCCCGCGTTCGACGGGAAGGACGACGCCTGA
- a CDS encoding molybdopterin-dependent oxidoreductase, which yields MSTEPTEPVSLDLDRRSFVKASALAGAVALGGSAAGQVLAQDEGGEEDPEGSLGQTETVKTICNFCAVGCGFKGERKGDAFVGQEPWHEHPVNNGSLCSKGAGIYGSEHSPKRLKHPLKLVNGEWRKVSWDAAMSEVGEKLNTYREESGPDSVMWLGSAHHSNEEAYAFRKLAAFFGTTNVDHQARICHSTTVAGLANTWGYGAMTNTINDYRNFDLDIIIGQNPAEAHPIAMQHILEGQKRGGKIVVIEPRFTKTAAHADHFYRLRPGTDTALMMGLLRYLRDQGELDRQMLNERVNGWPDVEAKLDRYDLETVADITWIDPADIREIGDLVIENKPSVQIEWAMGGTQHNNGTQHIRSYAMLSLASGSAARSGGGLQVMRGHSNVQGATDLGPNSHILPGYYSVSSPASWGYWSQVWDKSPWTSGSTSFKDLYNRYDTMSRQKWTEQAGEATSTFQFQGSEVDSRSMMFQKGLTVARWFEAALPQEERLGESELYQPNRLRAAVFDGHSANSISEMGKQKRAMENLDLLVIVDMFPSLASVMAERDDGVIILPASSQYEHHGTVTNSHRSVQWRNPVRPPSHNSKPDMQIIQELAAELGHGEHFDWGGGPELFSGKATYEQCMKEINLGVRTIGYQQDPQRLQRQYEYDYAFSTEDLEAKSGPVEGEYWQLPWPCWGRGHPGTPIIWRDDLDPREGGQDFRARWGTTAPTQQEWNEMVNAGDVPDDKEYPFQNTVQQQGQEGLNMLRAPYNPDWWDGQNPIRGVPQYPGFSTVWPQDIQNPDKLSVPYEFALREDKSVLDTARRLQQMRQNGTVMPPGAASGIDPADYQQYDFKQPDAPTGRGRARAVAWNFLDTVPVHREPIESPRPDLVEQWPANGAQTNFFRLDQDNAALQQTATTAANEQGMDTIMTTGRQVEHQGGGSESRSNVFLADLQPHMYAEIHPKKARTIGQDQQGVSAGVEGGDMVIVQTTDRGSVLVKARVTHRPNPREIFLPFHWGGVFHGKSLEDEYPDGMAPFAIGDSANIVTSRGYDVETQMQETKPAMVLVKKATEQELRNLNMWEDGQMVGFDAEFPQDREGVGTQKNFDVRDGETTL from the coding sequence ATGAGCACCGAACCTACGGAGCCAGTTTCACTCGACCTCGACCGCCGCTCGTTCGTGAAGGCGAGCGCGCTGGCGGGTGCGGTCGCACTCGGAGGCAGCGCAGCGGGACAAGTACTCGCGCAGGACGAGGGAGGTGAGGAGGACCCCGAGGGGTCGCTTGGCCAGACCGAGACGGTCAAGACGATCTGCAACTTCTGCGCGGTGGGCTGCGGCTTCAAGGGCGAGCGCAAGGGCGACGCGTTCGTCGGCCAGGAGCCGTGGCACGAGCACCCCGTCAACAACGGGTCGCTCTGCTCGAAGGGCGCGGGCATCTACGGCAGCGAGCACTCGCCCAAGCGGCTCAAGCACCCGCTGAAGCTGGTGAACGGCGAGTGGCGGAAGGTGTCGTGGGACGCCGCGATGAGCGAGGTCGGCGAGAAGCTCAACACCTACCGCGAGGAGTCGGGCCCGGACAGCGTGATGTGGCTCGGTAGCGCCCACCACAGCAACGAGGAGGCCTACGCCTTCCGGAAGCTGGCCGCGTTCTTCGGGACGACCAACGTCGACCACCAGGCCCGGATCTGCCACTCCACGACGGTCGCTGGGCTGGCGAACACGTGGGGGTACGGCGCGATGACCAACACCATCAACGACTACCGGAACTTCGACCTGGACATCATCATCGGGCAGAACCCCGCGGAGGCCCACCCGATAGCGATGCAGCACATCCTCGAGGGCCAGAAACGGGGGGGCAAGATCGTGGTCATCGAACCCCGGTTCACCAAGACCGCGGCCCACGCCGACCACTTCTACCGGCTCCGGCCCGGCACCGACACCGCGCTGATGATGGGGCTGCTGCGGTACCTCCGCGACCAGGGCGAACTCGACCGGCAGATGCTGAACGAGCGGGTCAACGGCTGGCCCGACGTGGAGGCGAAGCTCGACCGGTACGACCTCGAGACCGTCGCGGACATCACGTGGATCGACCCGGCCGACATCCGCGAGATCGGCGACCTGGTCATCGAGAACAAGCCCAGCGTCCAGATCGAGTGGGCGATGGGCGGCACCCAGCACAACAACGGCACCCAGCACATCCGGTCGTACGCGATGCTGAGCCTCGCCTCCGGGTCGGCGGCCCGGTCGGGCGGCGGCCTCCAGGTGATGCGGGGCCACTCGAACGTGCAGGGCGCGACCGACCTCGGGCCGAACAGCCACATCCTGCCGGGCTACTACTCGGTGAGCTCGCCCGCCTCCTGGGGGTACTGGTCGCAGGTCTGGGACAAGAGCCCGTGGACCAGCGGGAGCACCTCGTTCAAGGACCTGTACAACCGGTACGACACGATGTCCCGGCAGAAGTGGACCGAGCAGGCGGGCGAGGCCACCTCGACGTTCCAGTTCCAGGGCAGCGAGGTCGACAGCCGGTCGATGATGTTCCAGAAGGGGCTGACCGTCGCCCGGTGGTTCGAGGCCGCGCTCCCCCAGGAGGAGCGGCTGGGCGAGTCGGAGCTCTACCAGCCCAACCGGCTCCGGGCCGCGGTGTTCGACGGCCACTCCGCCAACTCCATCAGCGAGATGGGCAAGCAGAAGCGGGCGATGGAGAACCTCGACCTGCTTGTCATCGTCGACATGTTCCCGTCGCTGGCGTCGGTGATGGCCGAGCGCGACGACGGCGTCATCATCCTGCCGGCGTCCAGCCAGTACGAGCACCACGGCACCGTGACCAACTCCCACCGGTCGGTCCAGTGGCGCAACCCGGTCCGGCCGCCGAGCCACAACTCCAAGCCGGACATGCAGATCATCCAGGAGCTGGCGGCCGAGCTCGGTCACGGCGAGCACTTCGACTGGGGCGGCGGTCCGGAGCTGTTCAGCGGCAAGGCCACCTACGAGCAGTGCATGAAGGAGATCAACCTCGGGGTCCGGACCATCGGCTACCAGCAGGACCCCCAGCGGCTCCAGCGCCAGTACGAGTACGACTACGCGTTCAGCACCGAGGACCTCGAGGCCAAGTCCGGCCCGGTCGAGGGGGAGTACTGGCAGCTGCCGTGGCCGTGCTGGGGCCGGGGCCATCCGGGGACGCCCATCATCTGGCGCGACGACCTCGACCCGCGGGAGGGCGGGCAGGACTTCCGCGCTCGGTGGGGCACGACGGCGCCGACCCAGCAGGAGTGGAACGAGATGGTGAACGCGGGCGACGTGCCCGACGACAAGGAGTACCCGTTCCAGAACACGGTCCAGCAGCAGGGCCAGGAGGGGCTGAACATGCTCCGGGCGCCGTACAACCCCGACTGGTGGGACGGCCAGAACCCCATCCGGGGCGTCCCGCAGTACCCCGGGTTCTCGACGGTGTGGCCCCAGGACATCCAGAATCCGGACAAGCTCTCGGTGCCGTACGAGTTCGCGCTCCGGGAGGACAAGTCGGTTCTCGACACCGCGAGGCGGCTCCAGCAGATGCGCCAGAACGGCACCGTCATGCCGCCGGGCGCGGCGTCCGGCATCGATCCGGCGGACTACCAGCAGTACGACTTCAAGCAGCCCGACGCCCCGACGGGACGCGGCCGGGCCCGGGCGGTGGCGTGGAACTTCCTCGACACCGTGCCGGTCCACCGCGAACCCATCGAGAGCCCGCGGCCGGACCTGGTCGAGCAGTGGCCCGCGAACGGCGCCCAGACCAACTTCTTCCGGCTCGACCAGGACAACGCCGCGCTCCAGCAGACCGCGACGACCGCGGCCAACGAGCAGGGGATGGACACCATCATGACGACCGGCCGGCAGGTCGAGCACCAGGGCGGGGGCTCGGAGTCGCGCTCGAACGTCTTCCTCGCCGACCTCCAGCCCCACATGTACGCCGAGATCCACCCGAAGAAGGCCCGGACCATCGGCCAGGACCAGCAGGGGGTATCGGCGGGCGTCGAGGGCGGTGACATGGTCATCGTCCAGACCACCGACAGGGGGTCGGTGCTCGTGAAGGCGCGTGTGACCCACCGGCCGAACCCGCGGGAGATCTTCCTGCCGTTCCACTGGGGCGGCGTCTTCCACGGCAAGAGCCTGGAGGACGAGTACCCCGACGGGATGGCCCCGTTCGCCATCGGCGACAGCGCGAACATCGTCACCTCGCGGGGGTACGACGTCGAGACCCAGATGCAGGAGACCAAGCCGGCGATGGTGCTGGTCAAGAAGGCGACCGAACAGGAGCTCAGGAACCTCAACATGTGGGAGGACGGCCAGATGGTCGGCTTCGACGCCGAGTTCCCGCAGGACCGCGAGGGCGTCGGCACGCAGAAGAACTTCGACGTGCGCGACGGGGAGACCACGCTGTGA